In Terriglobales bacterium, the genomic window GAGATGACGCAAGCCGGTGAAGAGCAACTTGGAATCACCCGTCTGCGCCTGAGAAAGTTGCTGAGCGAATGAGCCGCATTACCACTCACGTGCTGGACATCGCTGCCGGACGCCCCGCGCCCAATATTTCCGTCCATCTGGCGCAATATGTCACGGCTTCGGCTGATTGGAAGCAGCTAGGTTTAGCCACGACCGACGCTGATGGCCGCGTCCGCAACCTTCTGCCTGACGGGCAGCTTTTGGAACCCGGCCTGTATCGCCTGCAGTTTGATACCTCAGGGGTCTCCGAGTTCTTCCCACAGATCTCGATCCAATTCCGCGTTGCTAATGCGGATCAGCACTATCATGTGCCACTGCTGCTCAGCCCTTACGGCTACTCCA contains:
- the uraH gene encoding hydroxyisourate hydrolase, whose product is MSRITTHVLDIAAGRPAPNISVHLAQYVTASADWKQLGLATTDADGRVRNLLPDGQLLEPGLYRLQFDTSGVSEFFPQISIQFRVANADQHYHVPLLLSPYGYSTYRGS